One Aphelocoma coerulescens isolate FSJ_1873_10779 chromosome 5, UR_Acoe_1.0, whole genome shotgun sequence DNA segment encodes these proteins:
- the EIF2S1 gene encoding eukaryotic translation initiation factor 2 subunit 1 yields MPGLSCRFYQHKFPEVEDVVMVNVRSIAEMGAYVSLLEYNNIEGMILLSELSRRRIRSINKLIRIGRNECVVVIRVDKEKGYIDLSKRRVSPEEAIKCEDKFTKSKTVYSILRHVAEVLEYTKDEQLESLFQRTAWVFDDKYKRPGYGAYDAFKHAVSDPAILDSLDLTEEERRVLIDNINRRLTPQAVKIRADIEVACYGYEGIDAVKEALRAGLNCSTENMPIKINLIAPPRYVMTTTTLERTEGLSVLNQAMAVIKEKIEEKRGVFNVQMEPKVVTDTDETELARQLERLERENAEVDGDDDAEEMEAKTED; encoded by the exons ATGCCGGGACTAAGCTGTAGATTCTACCAACATAAATTTCCAGAGGTGGAAGATGTAGTGATGGTCAATGTTCGGTCCATCGCTGAAATGGGAGCCTATGTCAGCCTGCTGGAGTACAACAACATTGAAGGCATGATCCTCCTCAGTGAACTGTCCAGGAGACGTATTCGTTCCATAAACAAACTCATCCGGATCGGGAGGAATGAATGCGTTGTGGTCATAAGAGTTGACAAAGAGAAAG GTTATATCGATTTGTCAAAAAGAAGAGTTTCTCCAGAGGAGGCAATCAAATGTGAAGACAAATTCACAAAATCAAAGACT GTTTACAGCATCCTTCGCCATGTTGCTGAAGTCTTGGAgtacaccaaggatgagcagcTTGAGAGCTTGTTCCAGAGAACTGCCTGGGTGTTTGATGACAAGTACAAAAGACCAGGATATGGTGCTTATGATGCATTCAAGCATGCAGTCTC AGACCCTGCAATCCTGGATAGCCTGGATCTGACAGAGGAAGAGAGGCGTGTATTGATTGACAACATTAACAGACGGCTGACACCACAGGCAGTCAAAATCCGAGCTG ATATTGAGGTGGCCTGTTATGGTTATGAAGGCATAGATGCAGTAAAAGAAGCTTTGAGAGCAGGCTTGAACTGTTCCACGGAGAACATGCCCATCAAA ATTAATCTGATAGCCCCTCCTCGTTATGTGATGACTACTACAAcactggagagaactgaaggaCTGTCTGTTCTGAATCAAGCCATGGctgtaattaaagaaaaaattgaggagaagagaggagtCTTTAATGTGCAGATGGAG CCTAAGGTGGTTACTGACACAGACGAGACTGAACTTGCAAGGCAGCTGGAAAGACTGGAGAGGGAAAATGCTGAAGTGGATGGGGATGATGATGCTGAGGAAATGGAAGCCAAAACAGAAGACTAA
- the ATP6V1D gene encoding V-type proton ATPase subunit D: protein MSAKDRIEIFPSRMAQTIMKARLKGAQTGRNLLKKKSDALTLRFRQILKKIIETKMLMGEVMREAAFSLAEAKFTAGDFSTTVIQNVNKAQVKIRAKKDNVAGVTLPVFEHYQEGGDSYELTGLARGGEQLAKLKRNYAKAVELLVELASLQTSFITLDEAIKITNRRVNAIEHVIIPRIERTLSYIITELDEREREEFYRLKKIQEKKKVLKEKSDQERELRRAAGGESEPANLLAEEKDEDLLFE from the exons ATGTCGGCCAAGGACCGCATCGAGATCTTCCCCTCGCGGAT GGCTCAGACCATCATGAAGGCTCGTTTGAAAGGAGCCCAAACAGGTCGTAacctcttgaaaaaaaaatctgatgctTTGACGCTTCGATTCAGGCAAATCCTTAAGAAAATTATTGAG ACTAAGATGCTGATGGGTGAGGTGATGAGAGAAGCTGCCTTTTCACTTGCTGAGGCGAAATTCACAGCAGGAGATTTCAG TACCACTGTGATCCAAAATGTGAACAAAGCACAAGTCAAGATCAGAGCTAAAAAAGACAATGTAGCAG GTGTAACCTTGCCAGTTTTTGAGCATTACCAGGAAGGAGGGGACA gctatGAGCTCACTGGCTTGGCCAGAGGTGGAGAACAGCTGGCTAAGCTGAAGAGGAACTATGCcaaagctgtggagctgcttgTGGAACTGGCCTCGTTGCAG ACATCCTTTATTACTTTGGATGAAGccattaaaataacaaacagaCGTGTGAATGCAATTGAACATG tgATTATTCCCAGGATCGAGCGTACTCTTTCTTACATCATCACAGAACTGGATGAACGAGAACGAGAGGAATTCTACAG GCTAAAAAagatccaggaaaagaaaaaagtcttgaaagaaaaatctgatcAAGAACGGGAGCTGCGGAGGGCTGCTGGTGGGGAAAGTGAGCCAGCCAATCTCTTAGCAGAAGAGAAGGATGAAGACCTTCTCTTCGAGTAA